One genomic window of Conger conger chromosome 9, fConCon1.1, whole genome shotgun sequence includes the following:
- the si:ch211-153f2.3 gene encoding protein FAM167A: MDPECQCEDTMSIMMLENIKNKLIHAFRVTGEPLATTAPGTHQLNSIGRNLQANEELRRAKIEGAISWLRSELLEMRSQDRQLAETLLGLNSEIEKLRTETSAVTLDQDGRE; encoded by the exons ATGGACCCCGAGTGTCAATGTGAAGACACCATGTCCATCATGATGCTGGAGAATATCAAGAACAAGCTCATCCACGCTTTCAGGGTGACTGGGGAACCTCTGGCCACCACTGCACCAGGCACCCACCAGCTCAACAGCATCGGGAGGAATCTCCAAGCCAACGAGGAACTCCGCAGAGCAAAGATCGAAGGAGCCATAAGCTGGCTGAGGTCAGAGCTG CTGGAGATGCGATCTCAGGACCGGCAGCTGGCTGAGACACTGCTGGGTCTGAACAGCGAGATAGAGAAGCTGAGGACCGAGACCAGCGCTGTGACTCTGGATCAAGATGGGAGGGAATAG
- the LOC133137366 gene encoding proton-coupled zinc antiporter SLC30A8-like, translating to MFRRDPEKSNLVPEKAPSMYSITMGSMPVCQSPQKDGDISHCHDNSHALEDREREKQQARKRLYIVSIICLVFMVGEILGGYFAGSLAVMTDAAHLLVDFTSFLISLCSLWLSSRPATHRLNYGWHRAEILGALLSVFTIWLVTGVLVYLAVERIISNDYTIEGTVMLSTAGGAVLANIIMALTLHQSSHGLGSHGHSHGHSAPGKEGPGSRPQANSSVRAAFVHVVGDLLQSISVLISAIVIFFKPEYKIADPICTFLFSVFVLGTTIGIMRDILLVLMEGAPAGVKYSEVRDQLLSVKGVKAVHNLHIWALTMNQAVLSAHVAIEDAVAPQPVLKEITQVCLTNFNFHFVTIQLEQQSDQKPGCTLCQDPKI from the exons ATGTTCAGAAGAGACCCGGAGAAATCTAATTTGGTCCCCGAAAAAGCGCCCAGTATGTATTCCATCACGATGGGGAG TATGCCAGTCTGTCAGTCTCCGCAGAAAGATGGTGACATCAGCCATTGCCATGACAATAGTCATGCTCTtgaagacagggagagggagaagcagCAGGCCAGGAAACGCCTCTACATTGTCTCCATCATCTGTCTGGTCTTCATGGTCGGGGAAATCCTGG GGGGGTATTTTGCAGGCAGCTTGGCTGTGATGACAGATGCTGCCCACTTGCTGGTAGACTTCACCAGTTTCCTCATAAGCCTGTGCTCTCTCTGGCTGTCGTCCCGGCCCGCGACACACAGGCTAAACTATGGCTGGCACAGAGCAG AGATCCTGGGTGCACTGCTGTCGGTTTTCACCATCTGGCTGGTGACAGGCGTGTTGGTTTACCTGGCCGTTGAGAGGATAATAAGCAATGACTACACCATCGAGGGCACGGTTATGCTCAGTACTGCTGGAGGCGCTGTCCTCGCCAACATCAT AATGGCACTGACCTTACACCAATCGAGCCATGGCCTCGGCTCTCATGGACACTCCCACGGGCACAGTGCACCAGGGAAGGAGGGACCTGGGTCACGGCCCCAAGCCAACAGCAGTGTGCGGGCGGCCTTCGTGCACGTGGTGGGAGACCTCCTGCAGAGCATTAGCGTGCTGATTAGTGCCATCGTCATCTTCTTcaag CCTGAGTATAAGATTGCTGACCCGATATGCACATTCctgttctctgtgtttgtgctgggcaCCACCATCGGCATTATGAGAGACATCCTGCTGGTTCTAATGGAAG GGGCCCCAGCAGGGGTGAAGTACAGTGAAGTGAGAGACCAGCTTCTCTCAGTGAAAGGAGTTAAGGCTGTCCATAACCTGCACATCTGGGCCCTGACCATGAACCAGGCTGTTCTGTCTGCGCACGTGGCCATAG AGGATGCAGTGGCACCCCAGCCCGTGCTGAAAGAGATCACCCAGGTCTGCCTCACCAACTTTAACTTCCACTTTGTCACCATTCAACTGGAGCAGCAGTCTGATCAGAAACCCGGCTGCACCCTCTGCCAAGACCCCAAGATCTAG
- the rad21b gene encoding RAD21 cohesin complex component b isoform X1: protein MFYAHFVLSKRGPLAKIWLAAHWDKKLTKAHVFECNLESSVESIISPKVKMALRTSGHLLLGVVRIYHRKAKYLLADCNEAFIKIKMAFRPGVVDLPEENREAAYNAITLPEEFHDFDQPLPDLDDIDVAQQFTLNQSRVEEITMREEVANLSLLQENDFADFGMDDREMMREESAFEVDIIHGASASNLLLEPEAAAGQMAEKSNHLEYDDQYKDDFGDNHMESSEGGMLVDKLLSNEDGGGIFDDPPAITESVMMPQDHGDDEDDFDNLSPGGPDSPESGPVEPLPTMTDQTEQTTLVHNEEEAFALEPIDITVKETKAKRKRKLIVDSVKELDSKTIRAQLSDYSDIVTTLDLAPPTKKLMMWKETGGVEKLFSLPAQPLWNSRLLKMFTRCLTPLVPDDLRRRKKGGEADSLDEFLKDLENPEVPREEVLPQQRDIIDQTILEEPSVLQASAMESSRTTLDESVMPPPSSQRGVKRKAQDSEPALPMGALEPQADRSALAQPQLDMPQVELPPEEVSNLTQLIPELDLLGEKGKDKDKDDEEEEEDEEGQGGDQDQEERRWNKRTQQMLHGLQRVMAKTGAESISLLELCRSNNKKQAAAKFYSFLVLKKQQAIELNQSEPYSDIIATPGPRFQIV from the exons ATGTTCTATGCCCACTTTGTCCTCAGCAAACGTGGGCCGCTGGCCAAAATCTGGCTAGCGGCCCACTGGGATAAGAAGCTCACCAAGGCTCATGTGTTTGAGTGCAACCtcgagagcagtgtggagagcaTCATCTCTCCTAAG GTGAAAATGGCATTACGCACATCTGGTCACTTGCTTCTTGGTGTGGTCAGAATCTACCACAGGAAGGCTAAGTACCTGCTAGCTGACTGCAATGAAGCCTTCATTAAGATCAAGATGGCCTTCCGTCCAG GGGTGGTTGATCTACCGGAGGAGAACCGTGAGGCTGCCTATAATGCCATCACCCTGCCAGAGGAGTTCCATGACTTTGATCAACCACTACCAGATTTAGA TGACATCGATGTCGCACAGCAGTTCACATTAAACCAGAGTCGAGTGGAGGAGATTACCATGCGGGAGGAGGTGGCCAACCTTAGCCTCCTGCAGGAGAATGACTTCG CTGACTTTGGGATGGATGACCGTGAGATGATGCGTGAAGAGAGCGCGTTTGAGGTAGACATCATCCACGGTGCGTCTGCCTCCAAcctgctgctggagccagaGGCTGCAGCAGGCCAGATGGCCGAGAAGTCCAACCACCTGGAGTACGATGACCAGTACAAGGACGACTTTGGGGACAACCACATGGAGAGCAGCGAGGGAGGAATgctgg TGGACAAGCTTCTCAGCAACGAGGATGGGGGAGGAATTTTCGATGACCCTCCGGCCATCACCGAGAGTGTGATGATGCCCCAGGACCATGGAGATGATGAGGACGACTTTGATAACCTGTCTC CCGGAGGACCAGACAGTCCTGAGTCTGGCCCTGTAGAACCTCTGCCCACCATGACAGACCAGACGGAGCAGACAACCCTGGTTCACAATGAGGAGGAAGCCTTCGCCCTGGAGCCGATAGACATCACTG TGAAAGAGACCAAggccaagaggaagaggaagctgATCGTGGACAGCGTGAAGGAACTGGACAGCAAGACCATCCGCGCCCAGCTGAGCGACTACTCCGACATCGTCACCACCCTGgacctggccccgcccaccaAGAAGCTGATGATGTGGAAGGAGACAGGCGGCGTGGAGAAGCTCTTCTCTCTGCCCGCACAGCCCCTGTGGAACAGCAGGCTTCTGaag ATGTTCACGCGCTGCCTGACTCCGCTGGTGCCAGATGATCTGCGTAGAAGGAAGAAGGGCGGTGAGGCTGACAGCCTGGATGAGTTCCTGAAGGACCTGGAGAACCCGGAAGTGCCCAGAGAGGAGGTGCTGCCCCAGCAGAGAGACATCATCG ACCAGACCATTCTGGAGGAGCCCAGTGTGCTTCAAGCGTCGGCCATGGAGAGCAGCAGGACCACCCTGGATGAGTCGGTCATGCCCCCTCCTTCCAGCCAGCGTGGAGTCAAGCGCAAGGCCCAGGACAGCGAGCCGGCCCTGCCT ATGGGCGCCCTGGAGCCCCAGGCTGACCGCTCCGCGCTGGCCCAGCCTCAGCTAGACATGCCTCAGGTGGAGCTGCCCCCCGAGGAGGTATCCAACCTCACCCAGCTCATCCCAGAACTGGACCTGCTGGGCGAGAAGGGCAAGGACAAGGACAAGGAcgacgaggaggaggaagag GATGAAGAAGGTCAGGGTGGAGACCAGGATCAGGAAGAGAGAAGATGGAATAAGAGGACCCAGCAGATGCTCCACGGCCTtcag AGGGTGATGGCCAAAACGGGAGCAGAGTCCATCAGCCTGCTGGAACTATGCAGGAGCAACAACAAGAAGCAGGCAGCAGCCAAGTTCTACAGCTTCCTGGTGCTAAAGAAG
- the rad21b gene encoding RAD21 cohesin complex component b isoform X2: MFYAHWDKKLTKAHVFECNLESSVESIISPKVKMALRTSGHLLLGVVRIYHRKAKYLLADCNEAFIKIKMAFRPGVVDLPEENREAAYNAITLPEEFHDFDQPLPDLDDIDVAQQFTLNQSRVEEITMREEVANLSLLQENDFADFGMDDREMMREESAFEVDIIHGASASNLLLEPEAAAGQMAEKSNHLEYDDQYKDDFGDNHMESSEGGMLVDKLLSNEDGGGIFDDPPAITESVMMPQDHGDDEDDFDNLSPGGPDSPESGPVEPLPTMTDQTEQTTLVHNEEEAFALEPIDITVKETKAKRKRKLIVDSVKELDSKTIRAQLSDYSDIVTTLDLAPPTKKLMMWKETGGVEKLFSLPAQPLWNSRLLKMFTRCLTPLVPDDLRRRKKGGEADSLDEFLKDLENPEVPREEVLPQQRDIIDQTILEEPSVLQASAMESSRTTLDESVMPPPSSQRGVKRKAQDSEPALPMGALEPQADRSALAQPQLDMPQVELPPEEVSNLTQLIPELDLLGEKGKDKDKDDEEEEEDEEGQGGDQDQEERRWNKRTQQMLHGLQRVMAKTGAESISLLELCRSNNKKQAAAKFYSFLVLKKQQAIELNQSEPYSDIIATPGPRFQIV; encoded by the exons ATGTTCTATGCCCACT GGGATAAGAAGCTCACCAAGGCTCATGTGTTTGAGTGCAACCtcgagagcagtgtggagagcaTCATCTCTCCTAAG GTGAAAATGGCATTACGCACATCTGGTCACTTGCTTCTTGGTGTGGTCAGAATCTACCACAGGAAGGCTAAGTACCTGCTAGCTGACTGCAATGAAGCCTTCATTAAGATCAAGATGGCCTTCCGTCCAG GGGTGGTTGATCTACCGGAGGAGAACCGTGAGGCTGCCTATAATGCCATCACCCTGCCAGAGGAGTTCCATGACTTTGATCAACCACTACCAGATTTAGA TGACATCGATGTCGCACAGCAGTTCACATTAAACCAGAGTCGAGTGGAGGAGATTACCATGCGGGAGGAGGTGGCCAACCTTAGCCTCCTGCAGGAGAATGACTTCG CTGACTTTGGGATGGATGACCGTGAGATGATGCGTGAAGAGAGCGCGTTTGAGGTAGACATCATCCACGGTGCGTCTGCCTCCAAcctgctgctggagccagaGGCTGCAGCAGGCCAGATGGCCGAGAAGTCCAACCACCTGGAGTACGATGACCAGTACAAGGACGACTTTGGGGACAACCACATGGAGAGCAGCGAGGGAGGAATgctgg TGGACAAGCTTCTCAGCAACGAGGATGGGGGAGGAATTTTCGATGACCCTCCGGCCATCACCGAGAGTGTGATGATGCCCCAGGACCATGGAGATGATGAGGACGACTTTGATAACCTGTCTC CCGGAGGACCAGACAGTCCTGAGTCTGGCCCTGTAGAACCTCTGCCCACCATGACAGACCAGACGGAGCAGACAACCCTGGTTCACAATGAGGAGGAAGCCTTCGCCCTGGAGCCGATAGACATCACTG TGAAAGAGACCAAggccaagaggaagaggaagctgATCGTGGACAGCGTGAAGGAACTGGACAGCAAGACCATCCGCGCCCAGCTGAGCGACTACTCCGACATCGTCACCACCCTGgacctggccccgcccaccaAGAAGCTGATGATGTGGAAGGAGACAGGCGGCGTGGAGAAGCTCTTCTCTCTGCCCGCACAGCCCCTGTGGAACAGCAGGCTTCTGaag ATGTTCACGCGCTGCCTGACTCCGCTGGTGCCAGATGATCTGCGTAGAAGGAAGAAGGGCGGTGAGGCTGACAGCCTGGATGAGTTCCTGAAGGACCTGGAGAACCCGGAAGTGCCCAGAGAGGAGGTGCTGCCCCAGCAGAGAGACATCATCG ACCAGACCATTCTGGAGGAGCCCAGTGTGCTTCAAGCGTCGGCCATGGAGAGCAGCAGGACCACCCTGGATGAGTCGGTCATGCCCCCTCCTTCCAGCCAGCGTGGAGTCAAGCGCAAGGCCCAGGACAGCGAGCCGGCCCTGCCT ATGGGCGCCCTGGAGCCCCAGGCTGACCGCTCCGCGCTGGCCCAGCCTCAGCTAGACATGCCTCAGGTGGAGCTGCCCCCCGAGGAGGTATCCAACCTCACCCAGCTCATCCCAGAACTGGACCTGCTGGGCGAGAAGGGCAAGGACAAGGACAAGGAcgacgaggaggaggaagag GATGAAGAAGGTCAGGGTGGAGACCAGGATCAGGAAGAGAGAAGATGGAATAAGAGGACCCAGCAGATGCTCCACGGCCTtcag AGGGTGATGGCCAAAACGGGAGCAGAGTCCATCAGCCTGCTGGAACTATGCAGGAGCAACAACAAGAAGCAGGCAGCAGCCAAGTTCTACAGCTTCCTGGTGCTAAAGAAG